TGGACAACCTCTCCAACGCCTGTGTCGAAGCCCTGAACCGGGTCGAGCAGATCACAGGTCAGGCTGTGCCCTTCGTGCAGGGGGATATCCTCGATAAGCCCCTGCTGATGAAAATCTTTATGGATAACGACATTGAGGCGGTGATCCACTTCGCCGGCCTCAAGGCAGTAGGTGAATCTGTTACCCAGCCGCTGCGTTATTACGAAAACAATGTCACAGGCACTCTGGTACTTTGCCAGGTGATGGCCGAATTTAACGTGAAACAGCTGGTGTTTTCATCTTCGGCCACCGTGTATGGCGATCCGGCCAGCCTGCCCATCACAGAAGAGTTCCCCACTGGCGCCACCAATCCCTACGGTCAGTCCAAGCTGATGGTGGAGCATATTCTGGCCGACCTGCACCATTCAGATCCCAGTTGGAATATCGCCCGCTTGCGCTATTTCAATCCGGTTGGCGCCCATGAAAGCGGGCTGATTGGCGAAGATCCCAACGATATCCCCAATAACCTGATGCCTTTTATCAGCCAGGTTGCCGTGGGCAAGCGGGAGAAGCTGTCGATTTTTGGCAATGACTACGCCACCCACGATGGCACAGGGGTTCGGGACTATATTCATGTGGTTGACCTTGCCGACGGTCACCTCAAGGCCCTGGAGAAACTGAGAACCCAACCGGGACTGGTCACCTATAACCTGGGAACCGGTCAGGGCTACAGCGTACTGGACATGGTCAAGGCCTTTGAAAAAGCCTCGGGTAAAGCCGTACCCTATGAAATAGCGCCACGGCGCCCCGGCGATATCGCTGCCTGCTATGCTGACCCCGGCAAAGCCACTCTGGAACTGGGCTGGAAAGCACAACGCTCAGTGGACGAGATGGCCGCCAGCAGCTGGCGTTGGCAGTCCGGCAATCCCAACGGTTATCGATAAGATTCAGGCCCTCCGGGGCCTTTTGCCTATGAAAGAGAACATCAATTTAAGTCGTCGCCGACTCTTCAGCCGCCGCAAAGACAACGCCCTGAGGCCGCCCTTTGTTCGCGATGACATAGAGTTTACCGATCTGTGCAGCCGCTGCGGCGATTGCATGACGGTGTGCGAGACGAAGATCATCGTCAAGGGTGAAGCCGGTTTCCCCGAGGTTCGCTTCGACAACGCCGAGTGCACCTTCTGCGGGGAATGCGCCAAGGTGTGCCCTGAGCCCATCTTTACCCTCGATAAGTCTCCGGCCTGGACACTGAAGGCCAGTATCAACGACACCTGCCTTGCCCACAGAGGGATTTGGTGCCAGAGCTGCAAAGATGCCTGTGATGCCAGCGCTATCCGCTTTACTCCAACGCTTGGCCACGCGCCCACGCCGGAATTGCTGCTGGATGCCTGCACCGGCTGTGGCGCCTGTGTAGCACCCTGCCCGGTCGATGCCATTGTCATCATAAAACCCGAGACAAGCCCGCAACAGGGCTAGCGCAACCCTGGCATTGCAGCAGTCAGTGAAGGTGGAATGAGGACCGGGGCGAGGATAGGCGTCGGTTCTTCCCCTGTTCCCTGTTCCCCTATTCCCCTGTTCCTCTATTCCCCAATCCACCTATTCCCCAGCTTGTCACTTCCCCTCTCCTGCCACCGGCCTTGATGGGCGCATTGGCTCGCCATGCCCGCCTCTCCTCCACCGCAGCACCGCATCAAACTGGGAGCTGAGCCAAATTTCTGACATAAGCGCCAAATATTAGTGGTTTGCACTGACGCAAATCGGGAGTAACATCCGTCAAACAAATTTCTCATACTTCGGAATTATCTCCAGAACTATGTTTGGAAAAAATAACAAATCCGGCGCTGGCCTGACGTTCATTTCTCCCGGCACTCGCCTCAGTGGCGAAACCCGTTTCGAGGGTGATGCCCTCATTGGTGGAGAACTCCTTGGCAACATCGAAGCCCTCAACAAAATAACCATTGAAGCGGGCGGCGTGATTGATGGAGTACTCAAATGCACCGAGCTTAAAGTGTCCGGGCAATTCAAGGGCAAACTCTTTTGCGAAAAGCTCATCATTGCCGGCGGTGGCATGGTCGAAGGTGAGGTTAAATGTGACCGCATGGAAATCTTCGAAGGTGGTCAGTTCGTCGGGTTCAGAACCCGCGAGAGCCTGAGTGGCGAGTTGCTG
The window above is part of the Shewanella litorisediminis genome. Proteins encoded here:
- the galE gene encoding UDP-glucose 4-epimerase GalE; the protein is MTILVTGGAGYIGTHTVVALQQAGMEVLVLDNLSNACVEALNRVEQITGQAVPFVQGDILDKPLLMKIFMDNDIEAVIHFAGLKAVGESVTQPLRYYENNVTGTLVLCQVMAEFNVKQLVFSSSATVYGDPASLPITEEFPTGATNPYGQSKLMVEHILADLHHSDPSWNIARLRYFNPVGAHESGLIGEDPNDIPNNLMPFISQVAVGKREKLSIFGNDYATHDGTGVRDYIHVVDLADGHLKALEKLRTQPGLVTYNLGTGQGYSVLDMVKAFEKASGKAVPYEIAPRRPGDIAACYADPGKATLELGWKAQRSVDEMAASSWRWQSGNPNGYR
- the napF gene encoding ferredoxin-type protein NapF — protein: MKENINLSRRRLFSRRKDNALRPPFVRDDIEFTDLCSRCGDCMTVCETKIIVKGEAGFPEVRFDNAECTFCGECAKVCPEPIFTLDKSPAWTLKASINDTCLAHRGIWCQSCKDACDASAIRFTPTLGHAPTPELLLDACTGCGACVAPCPVDAIVIIKPETSPQQG
- a CDS encoding bactofilin family protein codes for the protein MFGKNNKSGAGLTFISPGTRLSGETRFEGDALIGGELLGNIEALNKITIEAGGVIDGVLKCTELKVSGQFKGKLFCEKLIIAGGGMVEGEVKCDRMEIFEGGQFVGFRTRESLSGELLEAKNSQKDPQVLLRQEPA